One window from the genome of Garra rufa chromosome 1, GarRuf1.0, whole genome shotgun sequence encodes:
- the LOC141329867 gene encoding uncharacterized protein isoform X2 codes for MLFVKEESEEDTSEPEPIRIKDEEPEPWKIKQEEQGELIEDNEEKEELSEAKEKNHIKSGEKPKQKGLKKRRTNKCFTCTQCGKSFTTKHNHERHMKIHTGEKPFKCDQCGKSFSQSAHLKEHMNSHTGEKLYQCDQCGKTFRQASSLSAHLRVHTKEKPHFCHLCGKSFSILKSLKIHQKMHAGVRDYMCFECEKTFTTAGQLKLHQRIHTGEKPYKCLHCEKRFFQSATLKKHEMIHTGEKPFKCSHCDKSFTQSGTMKRHERIHTGEKPFTCDQCGKSFSEKGHLAVHKRVHTGEKPYHCTTCGKQFSRFFSLNNHLKINHSK; via the exons atgctgtttgttaaagaggagagtgaggagGACACAAGTGAACCAGAGCCCATAAGAATAAAAGATGAAGAACCAGAACCCTGgaaaataaaacaggaggaacaagGGG agttgattgaAGACAATGAGGAGAAAGAAGAACTGAGTGAAGCTAAGGAGAAAAATCATATCAAAAGTGGAGAGAAACCCAAACAGAAAGGTTTGAAGAAAAGAAGAACCAACAAAtgtttcacctgcactcagtgtggaaagagcttcactACCAAACATAATCATGAgcgtcacatgaaaattcacactggagagaaaccgttcaaatgtgatcaatgcgggaagagtttctcacaatcaGCACATcttaaggagcacatgaacagccacactggagagaaactgtaCCAATGTGATCAGTGCGGCAAAACATTTCGACAGGCTTCATCCCTGAGCGCacacctgagagttcatacaaaggagaagccgcatttttgtcatttgtgtggaaagagtttttccaTACTAAAAAGTTTGAAAATACATCAGAAAATGCATGCTGGAGTGAGagactacatgtgctttgagtgtgaaaagacttttacaaCAGCTGGACAATTAAAACTGCACCAAAGGATTCACAcgggagaaaaaccttacaagtgtttaCACTGCGAAAAGAGATTTTTTCAGTCAGCAACCCTGAAAAAACATgagatgattcacactggagagaaaccgttcaagtgttcacactgtgacaagagttTTACTCAGTCAGGAACCATGAAAAGACATGAgcggattcacactggagagaaaccgttcacatgtgatcagtgcgggaagagtttttcaGAAAAAGGACACCTTGCTGTGCAcaagagagttcacactggagagaaaccgtatcactgcactacATGTGGGAAGCAGTTCAGTCGTTTCTTTTCTCTaaacaatcatttaaaaatcaatcacagtaagtag